The Phaeocystidibacter marisrubri DNA segment TTACCAATTGATTGGCAGCGTCACCCGAGACATGCAAGTCAACATCGGACAGTGCAACAACCGTCCTCCAACCATTCAAGTACCAACGCCCCACTGCGTAGAAGCCGGAAGCACGTTGAATTTTAATGTGATTGCTACCGACCCCGACAACAATACGATTTCCCTGTCTGCCACAGGAGGGCCATTTGAAGTAACTCCATCTGCGAGTTTCCCTAACCCTTCAACTGGACCTTCTCCTGTTTCCGAACCCTTTTCTTGGACGCCTAGCTGTGACCAAGTTCGCTTTCAACCGTACTTCGTTTACTTTAGGGCTGAAGACATTCCATCCAATCCACCGTCTCTTGTGGGACTAGCGACCGTTGAGATTAGAGTGGTTGCACCGTCTCCTAAAAACCCTTCAGCTACACCAAACCAAGATGTCATCGATTTAGTTTGGGACCCAAACTTCTGTCAATCCGCCAATGGGTACGACATCTATCGAAGAAAGGGCTCCTTTGGATTCATCCCTTCGGAATGTGAAACTGGAGTTCCCGAATACACGGGTTACGAGAAAATTGGGTCTACCATAGGATGGGCTTCTACGGCGTACACCGACACCAACGACATTGAACGAGGTGTGCAATATTGCTATATGGTAGTTGCCACATTTGATGATGGAAGTGAAAGCTACGCTTCGGTAGAGTTCTGCACCGAATTGGCCAAAACCCTTCCCATTATCACGAATGTAGATGTCCGAGCTACCGATGCCGTAAATGGTGAAATTGAGGTTCGATGGATTCCTGCACTGGAAATCGATTCTTTCGCATTTCCTCCTCCTTACGCCTATGTAGTGGAAAGAGCTCCTCAAATTGATGGGAACAACTTTGTCATTCTCGATACCGTTTCGAGTACCAATTACATCGACAATGGCCTTAATACTCAAGATGCCGGTTGGAACTATCGCATCACTTTGTTAAGTGGAGTGAATGAAGATTTTGTTGGAATTACGGATGATGCCTCTAGCCTATTCGCTTCTACCATAGCTCATGATGAAAGCATCCAAATCAATTTTGAATACCTCACTCCTTGGGTTAACGATACCACAGTAGTGTACAGGGAAACCAGTCAAGGTAGTGGAATATGGGATTCCATTGGATTCACCACATCCGATACCTACCTCGACACAGGCCTGGCCAATGGAACCACCTATTGTTATTACGGAAAAGGAATTGGCCGATTCACGGGATCAAACATGCCTGCTCCGCTGTTCAATCGTTCTCAAGAAATTTGTGGGGAGCCGTCCGACAATGAGGCTCCATGTGTCCCAACCGTTTCTTGGTCGGCCGACTGTGAAAACGCCTACTTGCGCATTGACTGGTCGGTCCCTTCGGGTTGCCCGAGTGATATCGTATACTACAACATCTATTACCGAGCTTCTTCGAACGAACCGTGGAGTTCTTCCCCCATTGTTCAAGGCATCACCGATCCATTCTTTATCTTCAACGAAGGTTCTATTGTGGGTTGCTATGCCATCACGGCAGTGGATGACGCCGACGAGCCCAATGAAAGTCCGATTGTAGAAGCCTTCTGCATTGACGGTTGTGCTCAGATTGAATTGCCAGATGTCTTCAGTCCGTCTAACGATGGTGTAAACGACTTCTTCTATCCCGTTCGCGATGGAAATGGCGAACCTATTTTCAGAGACATCGACCAATTCCAAATCAAGGTGATGAATCGCTGGGGCAGAGTTGTGTACAAAACCGATGACATCAATGAATTCGTCAATGTAGGGTGGGATGGAAACGACCGAACCACGAACCTTCCATGCCCTGAAGGGGTTTACTTCTATATTTGCACTTACAGAGCGCGCAGTCTTGGCAATGCGCCTGAAGAAGTTTTAAATGGCAGCTTACACCTATTCCGCTGATGTTTACAGGAATTGTTGAAACGATGAGTGAGGTGGTTTCGATCACCCACGAAGGAACCAATGTTCACCTGGACCTTAAATCAGATATCACTTCTGAACTCAAAATTGACCAGAGCGTAGCGCACAACGGTGCATGTCTCACGGTTGTTGGATTTCCATCAGAAGGTGTTTATCGCGTTACAGCGATTGACGAAACCATGAAGAAAACCAATCTGGGTGATTGGAAGGTGGGAGATAAAATCAACATGGAAAGATGCATGAAGGCTGACGGTCGATTGGACGGTCACATTGTGCAAGGACATGTAGATACAACGGGCCTTGTTCGAGAGATTGAAAATGCGGATGGATCGTGGAATGTTACCATTGAACATCCCGAAGGTGAACAATTCATGACGGTTCCCAAAGGCTCCATCTGTATCAATGGAACGAGTTTAACCGTAGTGAATAGTTCGCTCAATTCTTTCAGTGTAAGTCTAATACCCTACACTTGGGAACACACCAATTTCCATCAATTGAAAGTGGGAAATCGCGTGAATTTGGAATTTGACATTTTGGGGAAATACGTTACGGCCATGATGGCTCGACGTGGTTTGTGAGTTTTACCAGCGACCGTAGCTCGTATAAACCACATCTTCGCTGGTCATTTTAAATGCACCAGGGGAAGACAATCTCCACTCTACGTCGTGGTCGCGAATAACTCTGATGGGACAAGCCGTGAAGGTTAGTGTTTCTTCAAACTCCTCAACCACCACTGAATTCGCCGTAGTGCAGTCATTCTCTTCAAGTGTTACTTCGGTAGTTGTACTCTCGGAATATTCTACTTCTACCTCCGCAGCGGAGACCTCAATTTTCTTCTGAGTAGATGGAACTTCTTGCCCCCAACTCATGCAAGGCAAGCTCAAGATTAAGATGGTGATAAACGTCTTTTTCATGGCACAGAGATTTAAGATTCCTCAACGAACTCCTCTTCGTTTGGTGCAATGACCCCTTCATTGTGGAAGATGTCATACAATAAGGACGTCAATACCTCCTCAAAGGTTTGGAGGTCAGCAGAATTAATTTCCGAACGTTTATCTCTGCCAACGCTCAATACCATCAATCCATCTTTATTCTTGCGCATTCCGAAGATCCCTGCAGAAACGGCTTGCACATCGCTTTGGGACTTATCCACTAGCCAAGCATAGGTCATCAGCTGAAGTGCCTTGGCCTTTTCTGGATTATTGGCCACTTCGTCAATCTCAACCACGTTGAGCTCGGTAGCCTTTGCGGAGCCTGTCTTGTAATCAATCACCTCCCAAACACCGTCCAAGGTGTCCAATCGGTCGGCGAAACCTTTCACCAAAACCGGAAAAGCCAAACCCGGCACCTCTAGTTGATGCCTCATGTCCACCTCAACTCCCCGAATCATCCAATCGCGACCTGTCGCTTCGTACGCTGCCGCTCTCTTCCTTTCTTCCACTAGAAAGTTTCGAGTCATCTGCACCATGGCATGTCCCACCAAGTTATTTCGCCCCTCCACTTCCAAGTCCCTACCGGCTTCTTCTTTGTAAGTTGCATAAAGTAATTCGGGCAACCTGGACAAAATGTTCTTGTAATCTTGGTCGCTCGGGCGTCCGCCAATAAACTGACGGTAAAAATCTTCCAGCACTTT contains these protein-coding regions:
- a CDS encoding T9SS type B sorting domain-containing protein, translating into MNLYRYIFALLLALTSFGLQATHNRAGEITYKYIGGYTYEVTVITYTKVTSQIDRCELSVEWGDNTSSVLPRINGSVSNCAPAHDGEVLGNDIRRNVYQGTHTFPSPGYFTISVEDLNRNSGVANINNSVQVPFYVSTTLLVNPAIGPNNSPILLNYPIDEGCIDRMFIHNAGAFDPDGDSLSFELVNCRGLNGRELTETYDPNYVQDSIYIDEYTGDLIWDQPRNIGEFNFAFVIKEYRKGLNGNYQLIGSVTRDMQVNIGQCNNRPPTIQVPTPHCVEAGSTLNFNVIATDPDNNTISLSATGGPFEVTPSASFPNPSTGPSPVSEPFSWTPSCDQVRFQPYFVYFRAEDIPSNPPSLVGLATVEIRVVAPSPKNPSATPNQDVIDLVWDPNFCQSANGYDIYRRKGSFGFIPSECETGVPEYTGYEKIGSTIGWASTAYTDTNDIERGVQYCYMVVATFDDGSESYASVEFCTELAKTLPIITNVDVRATDAVNGEIEVRWIPALEIDSFAFPPPYAYVVERAPQIDGNNFVILDTVSSTNYIDNGLNTQDAGWNYRITLLSGVNEDFVGITDDASSLFASTIAHDESIQINFEYLTPWVNDTTVVYRETSQGSGIWDSIGFTTSDTYLDTGLANGTTYCYYGKGIGRFTGSNMPAPLFNRSQEICGEPSDNEAPCVPTVSWSADCENAYLRIDWSVPSGCPSDIVYYNIYYRASSNEPWSSSPIVQGITDPFFIFNEGSIVGCYAITAVDDADEPNESPIVEAFCIDGCAQIELPDVFSPSNDGVNDFFYPVRDGNGEPIFRDIDQFQIKVMNRWGRVVYKTDDINEFVNVGWDGNDRTTNLPCPEGVYFYICTYRARSLGNAPEEVLNGSLHLFR
- a CDS encoding riboflavin synthase, whose protein sequence is MFTGIVETMSEVVSITHEGTNVHLDLKSDITSELKIDQSVAHNGACLTVVGFPSEGVYRVTAIDETMKKTNLGDWKVGDKINMERCMKADGRLDGHIVQGHVDTTGLVREIENADGSWNVTIEHPEGEQFMTVPKGSICINGTSLTVVNSSLNSFSVSLIPYTWEHTNFHQLKVGNRVNLEFDILGKYVTAMMARRGL